The Mustelus asterias chromosome 23, sMusAst1.hap1.1, whole genome shotgun sequence genome window below encodes:
- the c23h8orf33 gene encoding UPF0488 protein C8orf33 homolog: MEEALNKTIQEELDWGIQQMETGICQLKLSPEQALNPSLAAIPQVDSTDRGHVAREGCTRGLDQSHSDFHFSFTGPKGLSDDSTETHPACGRLNFDTTDSSRQPQDGSGDAVNDSEPVAEEEQLKTLTPAKSQESDFKFDFAIPEADAGPQRGECIRQPASVVQSVEEAKADPMPLSHQKAKQPVDYVPSQKKKRKARCSKCPAGPVKGGERQSGESDGRERNPTAHREGQCLSSDEQLRRELNWCIEQLELGLRTQKVKQKQADGALRALRTLRSEKAPLVKKRQVMRSIFGDYRKKMEEEWQKQFKLMLAATKSANIKPVEKPSKSKIFRKSVSKVTKGGAFTESESMNSARSTIQSMCESDQDHQCHFRFNFF; this comes from the exons GCCCTCAACAAGACCATCCAGGAGGAGCTGGATTGGGGTATCCAACagatggagactggaatctgccagctcAAATTGTCACCAGAACAAG CTCTCAACCCGTCCCTGGCAGCAATTCCACAAGTCGATTCTACTGACCGTGGGCACGTAGCACGTGAGGGATGCACCAGAGGCCTCGATCAGTCACACAGTGACTTCCACTTCAGTTTCACTGGACCCAAGGGGTTGAGCGATGATTCCACTGAAACACACCCAGCTTGTGGCCGCCTGAATTTTGATACCACTGACTCCAGCAGGCAGCCACAAGATGGCAGTGGTGATGCTGTAAATGATTCTGAACCGGTTGCAGAGGAGGAGCAGCTGAAAACCCTCACACCAGCTAAAAGCCAAGAGTCtgattttaaatttgattttgcgATCCCTGAGGCTGATGCTGGACCGCAGCGGGGAGAGTGTATAAGACAACCTGCGTCTGTGGTTCAGAGCGTAGAAGAGGCAAAGGCAGATCCCATGCCGCTAAGCCATCAAAAGGCCAAACAGCCCGTGGATTATGTGCCCTCacagaaaaagaaaaggaaagcacggTGCAGTAAATGCCCAGCTGGACCTGTGAAAGGTGGAGAGAGACAAAGTGGGGAGAGCGATGGGAGAGAGAGGAACCCCACAGCTCACAGAGAAGGACAGTGCCTG TCTTCAGACGAGCAACTGCGGCGGGAATTGAACTGGTGCATTGAGCAGCTCGAACTTGGGCTGCGCACTCAGAAAGTCAAACAGAAACAAG CTGATGGGGCTCTTCGTGCACTGAGAACCCTCCGCAGTGAGAAAGCGCCACTTGTGAAGAAGCGGCAGGTGATGAGGTCCATTTTTGGAGACTACAGGAAAAAGATGGAGGAGGAGTGGCAGAAACAGTTCAAATTGATGCTTGCAG CTACAAAATCTGCCAACATCAAACCAGTTGAAAAGCCGTCAAAGAGCAAAATCTTCCGAAAATCCGTGAGCAAAGTGACAAAGGGCGGGGCCTTCACTGAATCTGAATCCATGAATTCGGCGAGAAGTACAATTCAGTCTATGTGCGAGTCTGACCAAGACCACCAATGTCACTTCCGGTTTAATTTCTTCTGA